The nucleotide sequence CCTCAAGGGTGCTGACCACCGAGCGCATGTCCGGCATGAAGATCACGGATCACACGGCCCTGGACGCCGCCGGGGTCGATCGCCACCAGCTGGCCGTGACGGCCACGGAGATCCTGTGCCAGATGATCTTCGTCCACGGCTTCTTCCACGCCGATCCGCACCCGGGGAACCTGTTCATCCACTCCGACGGCTCGATCGCCATGATCGACTTCGGCATGGTCGGCAGCCTCTCGGAGGAGTTCCGCGATGCCCTGGTGACCATGCTCGTGGGCGTCTCCCAGGGCAATGCCCGTCGCGCCACCACCGGGCTGCTCAAGCTCACCGACCGCGCCCCGGAGAACCTGGACCGCGCCGCCCTGGACCGCGATGTCGAATCCATGATCCGCAGCTACGCCGACCGGCCCCTGGCCGAGGTGCGGATGGCGGCGCTGCTGTCCGACCTGGTGGCCTGCCTGCGCCGCCATAGGCTGCGCCTGCCGCGCGATTCGGCGCTGTTCCTGCGCATGGTGATCACCGCCGAGTCGATCGGCAAGGGCCTGGATCCCGACTTCGACCTGATCTCCGTGATCCGCCCGTTCGCCCGCCAGTTCGTGCTGCGCCGCGTCTCGCCCGAGGCGCTGCTGCACCGGGTGCGCGGGCTGGTGGAAGAGGCGGTCCAGCTGGGCCAGGACTCCCCCGACGTCATCCGACGGATCATGTCCGTGCTGGAGAACGGCGGATTCGACGTCCATCTGCGCGCGGACGAGCTCGAGCCTCTGCTCAACCGCGGCGAGCGCATCGGCCACCAGGTCATCGCCGGCGCGGTGATCGCCGCGACGATCAACGGCATGTCCCACGTGGTGGCCTCCGAGCCGCAGCGCTACGGCCGCTTCCACGTCCCGCTGATGATCGGCGGGACCGGAACGGTCGGGGTGCTCTCGGCGTATCTGGCGGCCTCCACGGCCACCCCCAGAGTGCGCCGGGTCGTCTCCTCGCTGCGTGAGCGCAGACGACGTACACGGTGAGCTCGGCTGACCCGATCCATCGCGTGCCCGCCTCTGCCCACCTCTGCTGGTGTGTGTTCACGTGGTCCGATCTCGTCCGCGCCGTCCACACAGACGGGCGCGAAACTTGAAACCTCATTCA is from Kocuria palustris and encodes:
- a CDS encoding ABC1 kinase family protein; the protein is MLSRRERLFQILEVLSQHGFGFVLAGLKPEWRAPLERVRLVDPDKLRPQPVHLRLALEELGPTFVKLGQLASTRPDLLPQEYARELARLQDSSPPIPPDRIRELLEQEPDTAAEEILRHIDPVPLATGSIGQAHTAVYDGMDVVVKIRRPGIVDTVNRDLEVLRELAVLITRYWPGVGDQDLTALVDQFAASMRDELDYLAEARSTERMRELFAGHPSLIVPAVVWQATSSRVLTTERMSGMKITDHTALDAAGVDRHQLAVTATEILCQMIFVHGFFHADPHPGNLFIHSDGSIAMIDFGMVGSLSEEFRDALVTMLVGVSQGNARRATTGLLKLTDRAPENLDRAALDRDVESMIRSYADRPLAEVRMAALLSDLVACLRRHRLRLPRDSALFLRMVITAESIGKGLDPDFDLISVIRPFARQFVLRRVSPEALLHRVRGLVEEAVQLGQDSPDVIRRIMSVLENGGFDVHLRADELEPLLNRGERIGHQVIAGAVIAATINGMSHVVASEPQRYGRFHVPLMIGGTGTVGVLSAYLAASTATPRVRRVVSSLRERRRRTR